TCCACTGGCGGGCCGCCACCGCCGGGGCGATGACCATGGCCGCCATCAGCACCACCCCCACCATCTGCAGGCCGACCACCACGGCCAGCGCGATCATCACGGTGAGCAGCACCTCGAGCCAGACCACCGGCATGCCCAGGGAGGCGGCGAACTCCGGGTCGAAGGTGACCAGCTTGAACTCCTTCCACAGGGCCGCCACCAGCGCCAGCGCCGCCAGCGTGATACCGCCCATGATCCAGACGTCCGAACGCAGCGTGGCCGCCGCCTGGCCGAACAGGAAGGCGTCGAGGCCGCCCTGGGCGGCGTTGTTCATGCCCTGGATATGGGTCAGCAGCACCACGCCCAGGGCGAAGAAGACGCTCAGGGCGATGCCCAGGCCGGCATCGGTCTTGAGCCGGCTCATGCGGGTCAGCAACAGCATCAGCAGGGCGGCCAGGGCCCCGGTGGCGAGTGCCCCGAGCAGGATACTGCCCATGTGCCGGGTGCCGGCGATGATGAAGCCCAGGCAGACGCCCGGCAGGGCGGCATGGGACATGGTGTCGCCGAGCAGGCTCTGCTGGCGGAGCACCGCGAAGCTGCCCAGTACCCCGCTGATCAGCCCCAGCAGGGCCGCCCCGGCCACCACGTTCTGGATGGTGTAGTCCTGCAGGAGGGCGAGGAAGCCCGTCATGAGCCGGAGGCCTGGTTGGACAGGAAACCGGTCTCGTCGAGCAGGGCGATCTGGCCGCCATAGGCCCGCTTGAGGTTCTCGGCGGTATAGACGTCGCGCA
The Halomonas sp. M4R1S46 DNA segment above includes these coding regions:
- a CDS encoding metal ABC transporter permease, with the protein product MTGFLALLQDYTIQNVVAGAALLGLISGVLGSFAVLRQQSLLGDTMSHAALPGVCLGFIIAGTRHMGSILLGALATGALAALLMLLLTRMSRLKTDAGLGIALSVFFALGVVLLTHIQGMNNAAQGGLDAFLFGQAAATLRSDVWIMGGITLAALALVAALWKEFKLVTFDPEFAASLGMPVVWLEVLLTVMIALAVVVGLQMVGVVLMAAMVIAPAVAARQWSHRLEDMVWLAAAIGVAGGVFGALLSALSRGLATGPLIILSVSVAVLVSITLAPGRGLIWEALRLWRGRRRLRDQQVLTTLYRLAAHHEDPVYRSEQGMLDTYHGLGTRAALRKLERRGLVEWGEARPGEPGPERRWVLTPAGIAEAERILASLSGEGS